DNA from Candidatus Parvarchaeota archaeon:
TCGCCTCCTGGGGCGCAATTCCGCAGGACAGGCAGATTTGCTGCGGGTTTGCATCCCGTATTTTTTTGTTTTGCATGTTTGATTCGCTTGAGTAGCCTGATGTGGCAACGAAGTGTCCGGGGTCAATCGCAACCGCCATGCCGGCCTTTTCAAAGCTTTCCAGGTGGCAATGGGCGTCAAAAACCAGGATTTTTGCATTATCCATGCTATCAACTGCCTAAATCATCTTTATAAAAGCTTTCTGCGCATAAATTCCACAAGCTGGATGCTTATTTTCAATAAGGTATTTGGCAAGGTGAAAGACAGAAAATGTCTTGAAGGGTACGGGAATCAGTTTCGCTGCAAAAAGCCTTATCTCATAGAGGCTGCAGCCAATACTTCAATTAACAACAAGTCCCGTGCTTGAACCTATCACAGGTGAATCATTATGGAGAAATTGTTCGCGTCGGCAAAAGAGCTAAAAGAAGGCAAATATGTCCTTATTGACGACATACCGTGCAGAGTTGTCTCAATAGATTCGTCAAAGCCCGGAAAACACGGGGCTGCAAAGATGCGTGTTGTTGCAATCGGCATTTTTGACGGGCAGAAAAAGACGCTTCTCGTCCCATCTGACGCAGACGTTGAAGTCCCGATAATCGAGCGCCAGACTGCCCAGATAGTTTCTGTCACAGGCTCGGCAGTGCAGCTTATGGACACGACTTCCTTTGAAACCTACGAGCTTGCAATCCCGTCGGAGCTTGCATCGGAAATAGAGCCGGGCAAGGAGTGCGAAATCATGGCCGCAATGGGGAGGCGCTCAATAACAAGGGTGACAAAGGCATAGAGAAAAAAATTGCAAAACCGGCAGCAAAAAACCAAACAAGCAAGAAACAAAAACCAAACAAGCAAGAAACAAAAACCAAACAAGCAAGAAACAAAAACCAAACAAGCAAATAAGACGTAACAATCCAAAGCATTTATTCCGGGTGTTAATATGGAAATGAGCATTGATTCAAAAACAGAAAACAAGCTTTTTGACAGGGTTGAAGTCAGCTTCAGCGTCCAGTTTGAAAAGTCAACTCCAAGCAGAAAGGAGATAAGGGAGGAGCTTGCAAAGCACACTGGTGCCTCAAGCGACCTGATAGTTATAGGGCGCCTTGGAACCCAGTTTGGGAAAAGAAAGGCCAACGGGCAGGCAAGCCTTTACAAAAACAAGGAGGCGCTTTTGAAAAGCTCCAGCCACCTGCTGCAGCGCGA
Protein-coding regions in this window:
- a CDS encoding translation initiation factor IF-5A, with the protein product MEKLFASAKELKEGKYVLIDDIPCRVVSIDSSKPGKHGAAKMRVVAIGIFDGQKKTLLVPSDADVEVPIIERQTAQIVSVTGSAVQLMDTTSFETYELAIPSELASEIEPGKECEIMAAMGRRSITRVTKA